The following are from one region of the Halolamina litorea genome:
- a CDS encoding monovalent cation/H+ antiporter subunit E, translating to MPSVGGVVAVTGSGLLVPVAESASLRDTVTYAVEQALEGADEGGSPASIHFVYPLPERVSFGDRTRRTDDARALLERVGSWADADAGDEELVVETALLATHEYLSTPDDYADALVRYAQREGLTRAVFDPGYDPIGSTPLLPSLEAEVRRAGLDVDEAPVTAEQQEAQLVRRGTLTQFFALFGTSYLFYLLLAGSLKPFELATGAITAGIVAVSLWRVSLTSPVDPSRSIGRIARFALYVPFLLWEVIKANFEIAYIVLHPDLPIDPEVVELDAAVWSALPVTTLANSITLTPGTLTVDVERSHLVVHSLTGGAREELFAGTLERAVRFVFYGRAAARIPSPLERRQAEEQAAEAAEEAADTDTEETE from the coding sequence GTGCCGTCCGTCGGTGGGGTGGTCGCCGTGACCGGTTCGGGGCTGCTCGTGCCGGTCGCGGAGTCGGCCAGCCTCCGGGACACCGTCACGTACGCGGTGGAACAGGCGCTCGAGGGCGCCGACGAGGGCGGATCGCCGGCGTCGATCCACTTCGTCTACCCGCTCCCCGAGCGCGTCTCGTTCGGCGACCGCACCCGGCGGACCGACGACGCCAGAGCGCTGCTCGAGCGTGTCGGTTCGTGGGCCGATGCGGACGCCGGTGACGAGGAACTCGTGGTGGAGACCGCGCTGCTCGCCACCCACGAGTACCTCTCGACGCCCGACGACTACGCCGACGCGCTCGTCCGCTACGCCCAGCGCGAGGGCCTCACCCGTGCGGTGTTCGATCCGGGGTACGACCCCATCGGCTCGACGCCGCTGCTCCCGTCGCTCGAAGCGGAGGTCCGCCGTGCCGGCCTCGACGTCGACGAGGCGCCGGTCACGGCCGAACAGCAGGAGGCACAACTGGTCCGGCGCGGGACGCTCACCCAGTTCTTCGCGCTCTTCGGCACGTCCTACCTGTTCTACCTGCTGCTGGCGGGTTCGCTCAAACCGTTCGAACTCGCGACCGGCGCGATCACCGCCGGCATCGTCGCCGTCTCGCTGTGGCGCGTCTCGCTGACCTCGCCGGTCGACCCGAGTCGCTCGATCGGCCGCATCGCGCGGTTCGCGCTGTACGTCCCGTTCCTGCTCTGGGAAGTCATCAAGGCGAACTTCGAGATCGCCTACATCGTGCTCCACCCGGACCTCCCGATCGACCCGGAGGTCGTCGAACTCGACGCCGCCGTCTGGTCGGCGCTCCCGGTGACGACGCTCGCAAACAGCATCACGCTCACGCCGGGGACGCTCACCGTCGACGTGGAGCGGAGCCACCTCGTGGTCCACAGCCTCACCGGCGGCGCCCGCGAGGAACTGTTCGCCGGCACGCTCGAACGCGCGGTCCGGTTCGTCTTCTACGGCCGCGCCGCCGCCCGCATCCCGAGCCCGCTGGAGCGCCGGCAGGCCGAGGAACAGGCCGCGGAGGCCGCCGAGGAAGCCGCAGACACCGATACGGAGGAGACCGAATGA
- a CDS encoding monovalent cation/H+ antiporter complex subunit F produces MIEQILLGAATAFVLVSLVGVYRTVTGPTMPDRVIAINFIGSNVVIVIALIAAAIGEPGALDIALVYALLNFLLSISISKFQVDSEEGVL; encoded by the coding sequence ATGATCGAACAGATACTACTGGGCGCCGCGACGGCGTTCGTGCTCGTCTCGCTGGTCGGCGTCTACCGGACCGTCACCGGGCCGACGATGCCCGACCGCGTCATCGCCATCAACTTCATCGGCTCGAACGTCGTGATCGTGATCGCGCTGATCGCCGCCGCCATCGGCGAGCCGGGCGCCCTCGACATCGCGCTGGTGTACGCCCTGCTGAACTTCCTGCTCAGCATCTCGATCTCGAAGTTCCAGGTCGACAGCGAGGAGGGGGTCCTATGA
- the mnhG gene encoding monovalent cation/H(+) antiporter subunit G → MTPREILVLVLAVGGVFFAVVAAVGLIRLPDVYSRAHSSSKSETLGAVLALSAVAVSYGIGLEALKVVFLLTFMFLTNPTAAHAITRAARERGIEPWTTEDDR, encoded by the coding sequence ATGACGCCACGCGAGATCCTCGTGTTGGTGCTCGCCGTCGGCGGCGTCTTCTTCGCCGTCGTCGCCGCGGTCGGGCTGATCCGGCTGCCGGACGTGTACTCGCGAGCCCACAGCTCCTCGAAGAGCGAGACGCTGGGCGCCGTCCTGGCGCTGAGCGCCGTCGCCGTCAGCTACGGGATCGGCCTCGAGGCGCTCAAAGTCGTCTTCCTGCTGACGTTCATGTTCCTGACCAACCCCACTGCCGCCCACGCGATCACCCGGGCGGCCCGCGAGCGGGGCATCGAGCCGTGGACCACGGAGGACGACCGATGA
- a CDS encoding DUF4040 domain-containing protein: MTVALEIALLALVVSAAVATAVLRSVLSSVVAFGAYSLGIAIIWVFLRAPDVGLTEAAVGAGIMTVLFLLTIVKTDLPTVERTFERIDLRAAGVALALVLALSTTLFALPAVGDAGSAVASDDVTNYYLDNAYEETEVKNAVTAVLAAYRGFDTMGEAVVVYSAGVGLLVVLNREVFG; the protein is encoded by the coding sequence ATGACGGTCGCGCTCGAAATCGCGCTGTTGGCGCTGGTCGTCAGCGCCGCCGTCGCCACCGCCGTGCTGCGAAGCGTGTTGAGTTCCGTCGTCGCCTTCGGTGCCTACAGCCTCGGTATCGCGATCATCTGGGTGTTCCTCCGTGCTCCCGACGTGGGGCTCACCGAGGCCGCCGTCGGTGCCGGCATCATGACCGTCCTGTTCCTGCTCACTATCGTGAAAACCGACCTCCCGACCGTCGAACGGACCTTCGAACGGATCGACCTCCGGGCCGCCGGAGTCGCACTCGCGCTCGTGCTCGCGCTGTCGACAACCCTGTTCGCCCTCCCCGCGGTGGGCGACGCGGGCTCGGCGGTCGCGAGCGACGACGTGACGAACTACTACCTCGACAACGCCTACGAGGAGACCGAGGTCAAAAACGCCGTGACCGCCGTGCTCGCGGCCTACCGTGGCTTCGACACGATGGGTGAGGCCGTCGTGGTCTACTCGGCGGGCGTGGGACTGCTCGTCGTCCTCAACCGGGAGGTGTTCGGATGA
- a CDS encoding MnhB domain-containing protein: MSDAPESTGRQSTYVGSPIIMATVRVVMPFVFTFGLFVMFHGADSSGGGFQGGVIVGTVVLMLGIAFGIDPTREWIGPRLPVVLVGVGVLAFLFTGFGSVLLGAGFLEYSVYHDLGIPHATKYGIEFVELAIGVIVAGIVTGLFFTIAAGVGGDTE, from the coding sequence ATGAGCGACGCGCCGGAGTCGACCGGCCGCCAGTCGACCTACGTCGGGAGCCCCATCATCATGGCCACCGTCCGGGTGGTGATGCCGTTCGTGTTCACGTTCGGCCTGTTCGTGATGTTCCACGGGGCCGACTCCTCCGGGGGCGGCTTCCAGGGCGGCGTCATCGTCGGCACCGTCGTGTTGATGCTCGGCATCGCGTTCGGCATCGACCCGACCCGCGAGTGGATCGGGCCGCGACTGCCGGTCGTACTGGTCGGCGTCGGTGTGCTCGCGTTCCTCTTTACGGGGTTCGGGAGCGTGCTGCTCGGCGCCGGCTTCCTCGAGTACTCGGTCTACCACGACCTCGGCATCCCCCACGCGACGAAGTACGGGATCGAGTTCGTGGAACTGGCCATCGGCGTCATCGTGGCCGGCATCGTCACCGGCCTGTTTTTCACCATCGCCGCGGGAGTCGGGGGTGACACCGAATGA
- a CDS encoding cation:proton antiporter subunit C: MIDLLASRSYFLVAFLLSGIGTYMLIGNGNLIKKVIGMNVFQTGIFLFFIASAFVKGGSPPLLTAPEPYVSPLPHVLILTAIVVGVSLTAVALGLIVRIYDVYGSLDAAEIEVVADE; this comes from the coding sequence ATGATCGACCTGCTCGCGTCCCGGAGCTACTTCCTCGTCGCGTTCCTGCTGTCGGGGATCGGGACGTACATGCTGATCGGCAACGGGAACCTGATCAAGAAGGTGATCGGGATGAACGTGTTCCAGACGGGGATCTTCCTCTTTTTCATCGCCTCGGCGTTCGTCAAGGGAGGGAGCCCCCCGTTGCTGACCGCACCCGAACCCTACGTCAGCCCGCTGCCACACGTGCTGATCCTGACGGCCATCGTCGTCGGGGTCAGCCTCACCGCGGTGGCGCTGGGGCTGATCGTCCGCATCTACGACGTGTACGGCTCGCTGGACGCCGCAGAGATCGAGGTGGTCGCCGATGAGTGA
- a CDS encoding monovalent cation/H+ antiporter subunit D family protein has product MSDLPAMLVAFPMLFSVLVLLAGLVRQDSGWPVAAVGAAVQVVAAAVLANRAFEETVTYVVGGFSAPFGIELVVDGLSATMAVLVAVVALAVLAYSRVAGPRSNAFYAVYLLLVGGLTGMSITGDIFNMYVFLEITGLAAYALVASGEGGRSALAALKYLIVGTIGASLFLLGIGYAYVATGTLNMADLSAQLLEVGYGDPLVQASFALLVIGLFVKVAVFPLHAWQPDAYAGAPDSVSAFISALVSTVAAYALIRIVFTVFTIDFLQANPEARSLLAAGAVVSIVFGSVLAVSQTEIKRMLAYSSVSQFGLVVGAVAVANETALLGATIHLVGHAVMKGGLFLAAGLIATATGARTVDDYAGLVQRLPLGAGAFGALVLGMVGVPPAVGFVGKWYVALGAVEAESWPLAVVILASTLLTLAYFARILERMFFREPASTDAGSAQVSLGMKATVVVAALAAVVLGMLAFEYGQLLEPTVAELLA; this is encoded by the coding sequence ATGAGTGACCTCCCCGCCATGCTGGTGGCGTTCCCGATGCTGTTCTCGGTGCTCGTCCTGCTGGCCGGGCTGGTCCGGCAGGACAGCGGCTGGCCGGTCGCGGCCGTCGGCGCCGCTGTCCAAGTCGTCGCGGCCGCCGTTCTCGCCAACCGCGCCTTCGAGGAGACCGTCACCTACGTCGTCGGCGGCTTCTCGGCACCGTTCGGCATCGAACTGGTCGTCGACGGCCTCTCGGCGACGATGGCCGTCCTCGTCGCCGTCGTCGCCCTCGCGGTGCTCGCGTACTCCCGTGTCGCTGGCCCGCGCTCGAACGCGTTCTACGCCGTCTACCTCCTGCTCGTCGGTGGGCTGACGGGCATGAGCATCACGGGGGACATCTTCAACATGTACGTGTTCCTCGAGATCACGGGGCTTGCGGCCTACGCGCTGGTCGCAAGCGGCGAGGGCGGCCGCTCGGCGCTGGCCGCGCTCAAGTACCTGATCGTGGGCACCATCGGCGCCAGCCTGTTCCTGCTCGGGATCGGCTACGCCTACGTCGCCACGGGGACCCTGAACATGGCCGACCTCTCGGCGCAGTTGCTCGAAGTCGGCTACGGCGACCCGCTCGTGCAGGCCTCCTTCGCCCTGCTGGTGATCGGCCTGTTCGTCAAGGTCGCCGTCTTCCCGCTGCACGCGTGGCAGCCGGACGCCTACGCCGGCGCGCCCGACTCCGTGAGCGCGTTCATCTCGGCGCTGGTGTCGACGGTCGCCGCCTACGCGCTGATCCGGATCGTGTTCACGGTGTTCACGATCGACTTCCTGCAGGCCAACCCCGAGGCACGCTCGCTGCTCGCTGCCGGCGCGGTGGTGAGCATCGTCTTCGGGAGCGTCCTCGCGGTCTCCCAGACGGAGATCAAACGGATGCTCGCGTACTCCTCGGTGTCCCAGTTCGGCCTCGTCGTCGGCGCCGTCGCCGTCGCGAACGAGACGGCGCTGCTCGGCGCGACGATCCACCTCGTCGGCCACGCCGTGATGAAGGGGGGACTCTTCCTCGCTGCGGGGCTGATCGCGACCGCCACGGGCGCCCGGACCGTCGACGACTACGCGGGGCTCGTCCAGCGGCTCCCCCTCGGGGCGGGTGCGTTCGGCGCGCTCGTGCTGGGGATGGTCGGCGTCCCGCCGGCGGTCGGCTTCGTCGGCAAGTGGTACGTCGCCCTCGGCGCCGTCGAGGCCGAGTCGTGGCCGCTCGCGGTCGTGATCCTCGCGAGCACGCTGCTGACGCTCGCGTACTTCGCGCGCATCCTCGAACGGATGTTCTTCCGTGAGCCCGCGAGCACCGACGCCGGGTCGGCGCAGGTCTCGCTCGGCATGAAGGCCACCGTCGTCGTCGCCGCGCTCGCGGCGGTCGTCCTCGGGATGCTCGCCTTCGAGTACGGACAGCTCCTCGAACCAACCGTCGCCGAACTACTCGCATAA
- a CDS encoding cation:proton antiporter, translating into MESLRPLAAVLVTAAAIIPILASRGRPNLREGWTLLAAVTNLVIVASMVPGVLNGTTYETTIGTFVPGVEFSLQADALGVLFGLLASLLWLVTSFYSIGYMRGLDEHDQTRYFAAFAASVASAVGIAFAANLLMLFVFYELLTVATYPLVSHDETDEARAAGRKYLTYTFGGGVAVLAGSVMVYWLTGTTAFTPGGIAALAGADPLYARVAFGLLITGFGVKAALMPLHSWLPDAMVAPTPVSGLLHAVAVVKSGIFGIARVILDTYGPETVAQIGMGIPLAALAAFTLVTASVIALRQDNLKRRLAFSTVSQLSYIVLGLAVGAAAAPGAAARYALIGGLLHIPAHAFMKLTLFFCAGAIHVETHTDDISDMAGIGKRMPLTMTAFGVAALGMAGIPVIAGFVSKYFLLIGTVSAGYLAFTGALLLSGILNIAYFWPVVYAAFFESKEGTDAKPLIENPIGGRLFGDDAEELATDGGHVDDDDTDDADDHDEHGYADDHEGDHGDHHGHGGDWDVRGWAGQESTWFMLGPILFAASGSILLGVVPDAAVFLRIVREVVFAVTGVRV; encoded by the coding sequence ATGGAATCACTCAGACCTCTCGCGGCAGTGCTCGTCACGGCAGCCGCCATCATCCCGATCCTCGCGTCGCGCGGGCGGCCGAACCTCCGGGAGGGATGGACGCTGCTCGCAGCAGTCACGAACCTCGTCATCGTCGCCAGCATGGTGCCGGGCGTCCTGAACGGGACGACCTACGAGACGACGATCGGGACGTTCGTCCCCGGCGTGGAGTTCAGCCTGCAGGCCGACGCCCTCGGCGTGCTGTTCGGCCTGCTCGCCAGCCTGCTCTGGCTGGTCACGAGCTTCTACAGCATCGGGTACATGCGCGGCCTCGACGAGCACGACCAGACCCGCTACTTCGCGGCGTTCGCGGCCAGCGTCGCCTCGGCGGTCGGGATCGCCTTCGCGGCGAACCTGTTGATGCTGTTCGTGTTCTACGAACTGCTCACCGTCGCCACCTATCCGCTGGTCAGTCACGACGAGACCGACGAGGCCCGCGCGGCCGGTCGGAAGTACCTCACCTACACCTTCGGGGGCGGCGTCGCCGTCCTCGCGGGGTCGGTGATGGTCTACTGGCTGACCGGCACCACCGCGTTCACGCCCGGTGGCATCGCCGCCCTCGCCGGCGCCGATCCGCTGTACGCCCGCGTCGCGTTCGGCCTGCTGATCACCGGCTTCGGCGTCAAGGCGGCGCTGATGCCGCTGCACTCCTGGCTGCCCGACGCGATGGTTGCGCCGACGCCCGTCTCCGGCCTGCTCCACGCGGTCGCGGTCGTGAAGTCCGGCATCTTCGGGATCGCTCGCGTCATCCTCGACACCTACGGGCCCGAGACCGTCGCTCAGATCGGTATGGGCATCCCGCTGGCGGCGCTCGCCGCGTTCACGCTGGTGACCGCGAGCGTCATCGCGCTCCGGCAGGACAACCTCAAGCGCCGGCTCGCGTTCTCGACGGTGAGCCAGCTCTCCTACATCGTGCTCGGCCTGGCCGTCGGCGCCGCCGCGGCGCCCGGGGCGGCCGCCCGCTACGCGCTGATCGGCGGGCTGTTGCACATCCCCGCCCACGCGTTCATGAAGCTCACCCTGTTCTTCTGTGCGGGGGCGATCCACGTCGAGACCCACACCGACGACATCAGCGACATGGCCGGCATCGGCAAGCGGATGCCGCTGACGATGACCGCCTTCGGCGTCGCCGCGCTGGGGATGGCCGGCATCCCGGTCATCGCCGGCTTCGTCAGCAAGTACTTCCTGCTGATCGGCACCGTCTCGGCGGGATACCTCGCCTTCACGGGCGCGCTGTTGCTCTCGGGCATCCTCAACATCGCGTACTTCTGGCCGGTCGTCTACGCCGCCTTCTTCGAGTCGAAGGAGGGGACCGACGCCAAGCCGCTGATCGAGAACCCGATCGGCGGCCGCCTCTTCGGCGACGACGCCGAGGAACTGGCGACCGACGGCGGGCACGTCGACGATGACGATACCGACGACGCTGACGACCACGACGAACACGGTTACGCCGACGACCACGAGGGCGACCACGGCGACCACCACGGCCACGGCGGCGACTGGGACGTCCGCGGCTGGGCCGGGCAGGAGTCGACGTGGTTCATGCTCGGGCCCATCCTCTTTGCGGCCTCGGGCTCGATCCTCCTCGGCGTCGTTCCCGACGCCGCGGTGTTCCTCAGGATCGTCCGTGAGGTCGTCTTCGCGGTCACGGGGGTGCGGGTCTGA
- a CDS encoding Na(+)/H(+) antiporter subunit D, translating to MEPIVPPFVPVIVAALLLPFLGRKAGHAFAGLATFAVVPYVWLVDSGAHFTEFDLFGFETVIFNVDPFSTLMGLIFAFIGAAGVLYSYYSDAEAIQTAFALSYVASSLGAVFGGDWLTLIFFWELMAVTSTLLVWHYGGKAVRAGFRYAILHGIGGTLLLGAVIWHYAEVGSFLFSDASGLAGPVAPVLGAIGVGVNVGFIGLHAWLPDTYPRPHIAASVFLCVYTTKTGVYGMYRVFPDDGNIAVAYMGGLMAVFGATMALFQNDMRRLLSYHIQSQVGYMVAGVGIGGALAQAGAFAHVFNHILYKGLLFMAAGVVIYRTGESSLKKLGGLAKEMPITAGTFTVAALSIAGFPGFNGFVSKGIVISASHYDFVKGPLVIGDFYTLELLLLIGGVGTFMSFIKFGYYAFFHGEYDGEVKDANRGQSVAMISVAALCVFYGISDGSLFSLLPYDVTDEAVVSHVYHTYTVPHLIEGVALAVLGLIGFRLVKKPLSGLGKVPDVDKLYNPATFYGTRYLVVGVTELYARVDDAAVALAKRSVSTAKNPEAALAAATGRESIRTKAGIERSLMLVLLALVAAVALLLS from the coding sequence ATGGAGCCCATCGTCCCGCCCTTTGTCCCGGTGATCGTCGCCGCGCTCCTGCTGCCGTTCCTCGGCCGGAAGGCCGGCCACGCGTTCGCGGGCCTCGCCACCTTCGCGGTGGTCCCGTACGTCTGGCTCGTGGACTCAGGTGCCCACTTCACGGAGTTCGACCTGTTCGGCTTCGAGACGGTGATCTTCAACGTGGACCCGTTCTCGACGCTGATGGGGCTGATCTTCGCGTTCATCGGCGCCGCGGGGGTGCTCTACTCCTACTACAGCGACGCAGAGGCGATCCAGACGGCGTTCGCGCTCTCCTACGTCGCGAGCAGTCTCGGCGCCGTCTTCGGCGGTGACTGGCTCACGCTGATCTTCTTCTGGGAGCTGATGGCCGTCACCAGCACGCTGTTGGTCTGGCACTACGGCGGCAAGGCGGTGCGGGCCGGCTTCCGCTACGCCATCCTGCACGGCATCGGCGGCACGCTGCTGCTCGGTGCGGTGATCTGGCACTACGCGGAAGTGGGCTCGTTCCTCTTCAGCGACGCCAGCGGCCTCGCCGGTCCCGTCGCGCCGGTGCTCGGCGCCATCGGCGTCGGCGTCAACGTCGGCTTCATCGGCCTCCACGCGTGGCTGCCCGACACCTACCCGCGACCGCACATCGCGGCCAGCGTCTTCCTCTGTGTCTACACGACCAAGACCGGCGTCTACGGGATGTACCGCGTCTTCCCCGACGACGGCAACATCGCCGTCGCCTACATGGGCGGCCTGATGGCCGTCTTCGGGGCAACGATGGCGCTGTTCCAGAACGACATGCGCCGCCTGCTCTCCTACCACATCCAGTCGCAGGTGGGCTACATGGTCGCCGGCGTCGGCATCGGCGGCGCACTGGCACAGGCCGGCGCGTTCGCCCACGTGTTCAACCACATCCTCTACAAGGGGCTGCTGTTCATGGCCGCCGGCGTGGTGATCTACCGCACCGGCGAGTCGAGCCTGAAGAAGCTCGGCGGGCTCGCAAAGGAGATGCCGATCACCGCGGGGACGTTCACCGTGGCGGCGCTGTCGATCGCCGGCTTCCCCGGCTTCAACGGCTTCGTGAGCAAGGGAATCGTGATCTCGGCGAGCCACTACGACTTCGTGAAGGGCCCCCTCGTCATCGGGGACTTCTACACGCTCGAACTGCTGCTCCTGATCGGCGGCGTCGGGACGTTCATGTCGTTCATCAAGTTCGGCTACTACGCCTTCTTCCACGGCGAGTACGACGGCGAGGTGAAGGACGCCAACCGCGGCCAGTCGGTCGCGATGATCTCGGTCGCGGCGCTCTGTGTGTTCTACGGGATCTCCGACGGCTCGCTGTTCAGCCTGCTTCCCTACGACGTGACCGACGAGGCCGTCGTCTCCCACGTCTACCACACCTACACCGTCCCTCACTTGATCGAGGGGGTCGCCCTCGCCGTACTGGGGCTGATCGGCTTCCGTCTCGTCAAAAAGCCCCTCTCCGGGCTCGGGAAGGTGCCCGACGTGGACAAGCTCTACAACCCGGCGACGTTCTACGGCACGCGCTATCTGGTCGTGGGCGTCACCGAACTCTACGCCCGCGTCGACGACGCCGCGGTCGCGCTGGCCAAGCGCTCGGTCAGCACCGCAAAGAACCCCGAAGCCGCCCTCGCCGCGGCGACGGGTCGGGAGTCGATCCGGACCAAGGCTGGCATCGAGCGCAGCCTCATGCTCGTCCTGCTGGCGCTGGTCGCGGCGGTCGCGCTGCTGCTCTCGTAG
- a CDS encoding SDR family NAD(P)-dependent oxidoreductase gives MERFDGRTAVVTGASSGIGRASALRLAEEGANVVVADIDADGGRETVDLIEDAGGAATFVEVDVSDTASVEQMVDVAVESYGGLDIAHNNAGILTGFVETTGIEEAQWDRIVDINLKGVWACMKAELPVMVENGGGAIVNTASEAGLVGMGGLSSYSASKHGVVGLTKSVALEYATRGVRVNAIAPGPTRTNIQSGVVGGGGSSLRDRVGRVVRLLKTVVRTLLADYDTSAMREVPMDRIADPEEMAGAVAFLCSDDASYITGHTLPIDGGQAAD, from the coding sequence ATGGAACGGTTCGACGGGCGGACGGCGGTCGTAACCGGGGCGTCCTCGGGTATCGGCCGCGCGTCGGCCCTGCGGTTGGCTGAGGAGGGCGCGAACGTCGTCGTCGCCGACATCGACGCCGATGGCGGCCGCGAGACGGTCGACCTGATCGAGGACGCCGGCGGGGCAGCGACGTTCGTCGAAGTCGACGTGTCCGATACGGCCTCGGTCGAGCAGATGGTCGACGTGGCGGTCGAAAGCTACGGCGGCCTCGACATCGCACACAACAACGCGGGCATCCTCACGGGCTTCGTTGAGACGACCGGCATCGAGGAGGCCCAGTGGGACCGCATCGTCGACATCAACCTCAAGGGCGTCTGGGCGTGCATGAAGGCCGAACTGCCGGTCATGGTCGAGAACGGCGGCGGCGCCATCGTCAACACGGCCTCCGAGGCCGGACTCGTCGGCATGGGCGGCCTCTCAAGCTATTCGGCGAGCAAACACGGCGTCGTCGGCCTGACGAAGTCCGTCGCCCTCGAGTACGCCACGCGGGGCGTCCGGGTGAACGCCATCGCACCCGGCCCGACGCGGACCAACATCCAGTCGGGAGTCGTCGGCGGCGGTGGCTCCTCGCTCCGGGATCGGGTCGGGCGGGTCGTGAGGCTGCTCAAGACCGTTGTCCGGACGCTGCTGGCCGACTACGACACCTCGGCGATGCGCGAGGTGCCGATGGACCGCATCGCCGACCCCGAGGAGATGGCCGGCGCCGTGGCGTTCCTCTGTTCTGACGACGCCTCCTACATCACCGGCCACACGCTCCCCATCGACGGCGGGCAAGCCGCCGACTGA